The proteins below come from a single Portunus trituberculatus isolate SZX2019 chromosome 34, ASM1759143v1, whole genome shotgun sequence genomic window:
- the LOC123512607 gene encoding protein zyg-11 homolog B-like isoform X2 — MVDCPGSLQQLVVEFIASHVKEVCTSQFSLTEDTYKLYFRDSNAFFHQKVANLLLRTLDRKGLLNDLSMTLFDPVAVRLSQVNLHNANNITCKGLKVLKSHQIQSVEVKNLSKVSVDELISCFGEWTLNNIQELSVSGSSFSSTHSQKGGVCPRLYVGLSKLRNLHVLNVSGTKLASHALLNICTDLHHLSSLDISNCIELESVECLRVRANTLRSLSMYNLKVLRVKETGDVLRELKELVHLDVSENKGTHDAVARLIPSCSVVPGLLRDPAFGCKLRSLDISGQDQTQPEDLYVFLKGHPHLEFLGLMFTSLCLDTVFLDGYNITVTGVARADQLVEALRRYPTRIEYVPKILYKIFMLTSHFETPRPDVIKLILPVMNTHSTQSAIQLAGTACLYNLTKGRVGEQIHPHVLRDMVHTTLTAMSNFPEHAQLQKNGLLTLCCDRILHEVSFDKYWCARLVLDCLLTFHDPSTDRMAVAICSIIAAKISTAQTTLLGARSEYMQKLLALVKRRMEEKMVDMTLKFTLSALWNLTDESPATCEVFLKENGLELFQQLLKVFAKDAAVETKVLGLLNNIAEVSPLRGALINKNFLCQLELLLWSPNVDVSYFAAGIVAHLACASKDSWKDPNTVRENLLEELGKVVISWEQPKEEMVAYRSFQPFIPLLTALNMYQVQLWAVWALHHVTTKNSKRYCHMLVKEGVDDVLRNLVTVPDSNASVRELASRVVDVLQENGFNNKNL, encoded by the exons GGACTCCAATGCATTTTTTCACCAGAAGGTTGCCAATCTGCTGCTCCGCACACTGGACAGGAAGGGTTTGCTCAATGATTTAAGCATGACTCTGTTTGACCCTGTGGCTGTTCGGCTCAGCCAAGTTAACCTTCACAATGCCAATAATATTACTTGCAAGGGACTCAAAGTGCTTAAGAGTCACCAGATACAGTCAGTGGAAGTGAAAAACCTGTCCAAGGTGTCTGTGGATGAACTGATCAGCTGTTTTGGTGAGTGGACTCTTAATAACATCCAGGAACTGAGTGTTAGtggctcctccttctcctcgactCATTCGCAGAAGGGCGGTGTGTGTCCCAGACTCTACGTGGGGCTCAGCAAGCTCAGGAACCTTCATGTGCTCAATGTCAGTGGCACCAAGCTGGCCTCACACGCACTCCTCAATATCTGCACCGACCtgcaccacctctcctccctggATATCTCAAACTGCATTGAGCTGGAGTCGGTGGAGTGCCTAAGGGTGAGAGCCAATACCCTGCGTTCCCTCAGCATGTACAACCTTAAAGTCCTGCGTGTCAAGGAGACTGGAGATGTGCTGAGGGAACTGAAGGAGCTTGTGCACCTTGATGTCAGCGAGAACAAGGGTACCCATGATGCAGTAGCGCGCCTCATTCCCTCCTGCTCTGTTGTCCCTGGCCTCCTGAGGGACCCTGCGTTTGGGTGTAAACTTCGCTCTCTAGACATCTCAGGGCAGGACCAGACCCAGCCAGAGGACCTGTATGTGTTCCTGAAGGGTCACCCACACCTTGAGTTCCTGGGCCTCATGTTTACTTCTCTCTGTCTCGATACAGTCTTCCTTGATGGATATAATATTACA GTGACAGGTGTGGCGCGAGCAGACCAACTGGTGGAGGCCCTGCGGAGATACCCCACCAGGATAGAATATGTACCGAAAATACTCTACAAGATATTCATGCTTACTTCACATTTTGAGACGCCACGGCCGGATGttattaag TTGATCCTGCCAGTGATGAACACCCACAGCACCCAGAGTGCCATACAGCTGGCAGGCACAGCATGCCTCTACAACCTGACCAAGGGGCGGGTCGGGGAACAAATCCATCCACACGTCCTGCGGGACATGGTGCACACCACGCTGACTGCCATGAGCAACTTCCCTGAACATGCACAG CTACAAAAAAACGGCCTTTTAACTCTGTGCTGTGATCGCATCCTACATGAAGTCTCCTTTGACAAGTATTGGTGTGCCAGACTAGTCCTCGATTGTCTCCTCACATTCCACGATCCCTCCACTGACCGCATGGCTGTTGCTATCTGCTCAATCATCGCAGCTAAGATCTCCACTGCCCAGACCACTCTTCTTGGTGCCAGG AGTGAATACATGCAGAAGCTCCTTGCTCTAGTCAAACGGCgaatggaggagaagatggTTGATATGACGCTAAAGTTTACTCTCTCAGCCTTGTGGAATCTAACAG ACGAGTCTCCTGCGACATGCGAGGTGTTCCTGAAGGAGAACGGACTTGAGTTATTCCAGCAGCTGCTCAAAGTGTTTGCCAAGGATGCTGCTGTGGAGACCAAGGTGCTGGGCCTCCTCAACAACATTGCTGAGGTGTCTCCCCTCAGAGGTGCTCTTATCAACAAGAATTTCCTCTGTCAACTAGA ACTGCTGCTGTGGTCTCCCAATGTTGATGTGAGTTACTTTGCTGCCGGCATAGTTGCTCATCTAGCGTGTGCCAGCAAAGACTCCTGGAAGGACCCCAACACTGTGCGAGAAAACCTTCTTGAGGAACTA GGCAAGGTGGTGATCAGCTGGGAGCAGCCGAAGGAAGAGATGGTAGCATACCGTTCCTTCCAGCCCTTCATCCCGCTCCTCACTGCCCTCAACATGTACCAGGTGCAGCTGTGGGCTGTGTGGGCACTGCACCATGTCACCACCAAGAACA GCAAGCGGTACTGTCACATGCTGGTGAAGGAAGGTGTTGATGATGTTCTGCGCAACCTGGTGACAGTGCCGGACTCTAATGCCTCAGTCAGGGAACTTGCCAGCCGAGTGGTGGACGTCCTGCAGGAAAACGGCTTCAACAACAAAAATCTATAA
- the LOC123512607 gene encoding protein zyg-11 homolog B-like isoform X1 — translation MVDCPGSLQQLVVEFIASHVKEVCTSQFSLTEDTYKLYFRDSNAFFHQKVANLLLRTLDRKGLLNDLSMTLFDPVAVRLSQVNLHNANNITCKGLKVLKSHQIQSVEVKNLSKVSVDELISCFGEWTLNNIQELSVSGSSFSSTHSQKGGVCPRLYVGLSKLRNLHVLNVSGTKLASHALLNICTDLHHLSSLDISNCIELESVECLRVRANTLRSLSMYNLKVLRVKETGDVLRELKELVHLDVSENKGTHDAVARLIPSCSVVPGLLRDPAFGCKLRSLDISGQDQTQPEDLYVFLKGHPHLEFLGLMFTSLCLDTVFLDGYNITVTGVARADQLVEALRRYPTRIEYVPKILYKIFMLTSHFETPRPDVIKLILPVMNTHSTQSAIQLAGTACLYNLTKGRVGEQIHPHVLRDMVHTTLTAMSNFPEHAQHVPRCPPPSQGRHHPPALPLLPPLPRDRPHPLLLQKNGLLTLCCDRILHEVSFDKYWCARLVLDCLLTFHDPSTDRMAVAICSIIAAKISTAQTTLLGARSEYMQKLLALVKRRMEEKMVDMTLKFTLSALWNLTDESPATCEVFLKENGLELFQQLLKVFAKDAAVETKVLGLLNNIAEVSPLRGALINKNFLCQLELLLWSPNVDVSYFAAGIVAHLACASKDSWKDPNTVRENLLEELGKVVISWEQPKEEMVAYRSFQPFIPLLTALNMYQVQLWAVWALHHVTTKNSKRYCHMLVKEGVDDVLRNLVTVPDSNASVRELASRVVDVLQENGFNNKNL, via the exons GGACTCCAATGCATTTTTTCACCAGAAGGTTGCCAATCTGCTGCTCCGCACACTGGACAGGAAGGGTTTGCTCAATGATTTAAGCATGACTCTGTTTGACCCTGTGGCTGTTCGGCTCAGCCAAGTTAACCTTCACAATGCCAATAATATTACTTGCAAGGGACTCAAAGTGCTTAAGAGTCACCAGATACAGTCAGTGGAAGTGAAAAACCTGTCCAAGGTGTCTGTGGATGAACTGATCAGCTGTTTTGGTGAGTGGACTCTTAATAACATCCAGGAACTGAGTGTTAGtggctcctccttctcctcgactCATTCGCAGAAGGGCGGTGTGTGTCCCAGACTCTACGTGGGGCTCAGCAAGCTCAGGAACCTTCATGTGCTCAATGTCAGTGGCACCAAGCTGGCCTCACACGCACTCCTCAATATCTGCACCGACCtgcaccacctctcctccctggATATCTCAAACTGCATTGAGCTGGAGTCGGTGGAGTGCCTAAGGGTGAGAGCCAATACCCTGCGTTCCCTCAGCATGTACAACCTTAAAGTCCTGCGTGTCAAGGAGACTGGAGATGTGCTGAGGGAACTGAAGGAGCTTGTGCACCTTGATGTCAGCGAGAACAAGGGTACCCATGATGCAGTAGCGCGCCTCATTCCCTCCTGCTCTGTTGTCCCTGGCCTCCTGAGGGACCCTGCGTTTGGGTGTAAACTTCGCTCTCTAGACATCTCAGGGCAGGACCAGACCCAGCCAGAGGACCTGTATGTGTTCCTGAAGGGTCACCCACACCTTGAGTTCCTGGGCCTCATGTTTACTTCTCTCTGTCTCGATACAGTCTTCCTTGATGGATATAATATTACA GTGACAGGTGTGGCGCGAGCAGACCAACTGGTGGAGGCCCTGCGGAGATACCCCACCAGGATAGAATATGTACCGAAAATACTCTACAAGATATTCATGCTTACTTCACATTTTGAGACGCCACGGCCGGATGttattaag TTGATCCTGCCAGTGATGAACACCCACAGCACCCAGAGTGCCATACAGCTGGCAGGCACAGCATGCCTCTACAACCTGACCAAGGGGCGGGTCGGGGAACAAATCCATCCACACGTCCTGCGGGACATGGTGCACACCACGCTGACTGCCATGAGCAACTTCCCTGAACATGCACAG cacGTGCCTCGCTGTCCACCTCCTAGTCAAGGACGTCATCATCCACCTgcacttcctctgcttcctccacttccacgggaccgtccacatcctcttctg CTACAAAAAAACGGCCTTTTAACTCTGTGCTGTGATCGCATCCTACATGAAGTCTCCTTTGACAAGTATTGGTGTGCCAGACTAGTCCTCGATTGTCTCCTCACATTCCACGATCCCTCCACTGACCGCATGGCTGTTGCTATCTGCTCAATCATCGCAGCTAAGATCTCCACTGCCCAGACCACTCTTCTTGGTGCCAGG AGTGAATACATGCAGAAGCTCCTTGCTCTAGTCAAACGGCgaatggaggagaagatggTTGATATGACGCTAAAGTTTACTCTCTCAGCCTTGTGGAATCTAACAG ACGAGTCTCCTGCGACATGCGAGGTGTTCCTGAAGGAGAACGGACTTGAGTTATTCCAGCAGCTGCTCAAAGTGTTTGCCAAGGATGCTGCTGTGGAGACCAAGGTGCTGGGCCTCCTCAACAACATTGCTGAGGTGTCTCCCCTCAGAGGTGCTCTTATCAACAAGAATTTCCTCTGTCAACTAGA ACTGCTGCTGTGGTCTCCCAATGTTGATGTGAGTTACTTTGCTGCCGGCATAGTTGCTCATCTAGCGTGTGCCAGCAAAGACTCCTGGAAGGACCCCAACACTGTGCGAGAAAACCTTCTTGAGGAACTA GGCAAGGTGGTGATCAGCTGGGAGCAGCCGAAGGAAGAGATGGTAGCATACCGTTCCTTCCAGCCCTTCATCCCGCTCCTCACTGCCCTCAACATGTACCAGGTGCAGCTGTGGGCTGTGTGGGCACTGCACCATGTCACCACCAAGAACA GCAAGCGGTACTGTCACATGCTGGTGAAGGAAGGTGTTGATGATGTTCTGCGCAACCTGGTGACAGTGCCGGACTCTAATGCCTCAGTCAGGGAACTTGCCAGCCGAGTGGTGGACGTCCTGCAGGAAAACGGCTTCAACAACAAAAATCTATAA